CATTTTGCTCTACTTGTTCCTTTCTGGGCAATCTGGCCGTATGAAACCTTTGTCATTCCAAAAAATCATTCGCAAAATATTTTGTCTCTATCTGATGAATTGAAAAAATCATTAGCAGAAATTTTAAGCGTGGTGACAGTTAAATATGATAATTTGTTCGAAACATCCTTCCCATATTCAATGGGATTTCATCAATCACCAACGGACTCAAATGAACATCCTGAATGGCACTGGCATATTCATTTCTATCCGCCCCTTTTACGTTCTGCAAGTGTAAAGAAATTCATGGTTGGTTATGAAATGCTCGCGATGGCTCAAAGAGACTTAACACCGGAATTAGCCGCCGAAATCCTCAAAAATCTATCAAATAAGCACTTTTCTAGGAATTCTTCTCTTTAAAGGAGAATTGCATTATCAATTCCTTGCATCACAAGTCAAACGTGTCTATTTTTCTTTAGTAAAATTTTCGTAAAAGAAAATTTAGCCGTTGATTAGAAAGTTTTTAATTATTCGACTTATAGATTCATTCAATATAATAATTCTGTAAAAACTTCCTTCTTTTTTCGGCATCCAACAATCAAAATATCAATTCTTATTTGAGGTTAATTTATGAGTAGCAACAAAGCTTTTAATCCTTTCGAGATGGCTCAAGCCCAGTTCGATAACGTTGCGGAAATCTTAAATCTTGATGATGCAACGAGACAATTATTAAGAAATCCATTAAGAGAATTTCATTTTAGTATTCCAGTCAAAATGGATGACGGTACAACAAAAGTATTTCGTGGTTTTAGAGTTCAGCATAACGATGCTCGTGGTCCAGCTAAAGGCGGAATCCGGTTTCATCCACAAGAAACTATTGATACGGTTCGTGCCCTTGGCATGTGGATGACTTGGAAATGTTCTGTTGTAAATATTCCTTTAGGCGGTGGTAAAGGAGGAGTTATATGCGATCCTCATAATCTTAGTATGAAAGAACAAGAACAGATATGCCGCGGCTGGGTTCGTCAAATGGCAAAAAATGTTGGTCCATTGAATGATGTTCCTGCACCTGATGTTATGACAAATGCACAACATATGTTATGGATGCTAGATGAATTTGAAGTAATTCATGGCGCTAAATTCCCAGGCTTTATTACCGGCAAACCGGTTGGAATGGGTGGTTCCTTAGGCAGAGCAGAAGCAACCGGCTACGGTGTTGTATTCACCCTTCGCGAAGCATTGAAAGAATTGGGAATTCGTACACAAGATACAACTGCAGCGGTACAAGGATTCGGAAATGTTTCTCAATACGCAATAGAATTATATCAACAGCTCGGCGGTAAAGTTATTTGTGTTTCCAGCTGGGATCAGAATGATAAATGCTCTTACACATTCAAAAAAGCTAGCGGTGTTGATTTACAGGAACTCCTGAAAATTACAGACAAGTTCGGCGGTATTGATAAGACTAAAGCAAAAGGACTTGGTTATGAAGTTCTTGACGGTGGTGCATGGATTGAACAAGAAGTTGATATTTTAATTCCTGCAGCTATGGAAAACCAAATCAATAGCGATAATGTTAACAAGATGAGTAAGAAAGTTAAAATTATTGCTGAAGGCGCCAATGGTCCTACTACTCCTGATGCTGATAAAGTTATTCAAGAGAGAGGAATATTTGTTATACCGGATTTCTTAGCTAATGCCGGCGGTGTTACATGCAGTTATTTTGAACAAGTTCAGAGCAACATGAATTATTTCTGGGAAAAAGATGAAGTGCTTGGGAAATTAGATGTTAAGATGACTGCTGCATTCCATGCAGTTAGCGATCTTGCAAAGAAAAGAAAACTTTATATGAGGGATGCTGCTTATGTAATTTCTATAAGCAGAGTTGCTCAAGCATGCAAAGACCGCGGATGGGTTTGAGATATTGATTTAGTTCTTTAAATTAAGCCGGAAATTGTGCGACTTGTTCAAACAGTTTCCGGCTTTTTAATTAATTAAAATTCTATGGATGACTTGGAAAAGAAAAGTATTTTTACTTCTCGCTCGGATGAAATGATTTTTGAATCGGACGAACACTTTACCTGGATCGGCGAAGGGTCACCCGGCGGTAAGGCAAGCGGTCTAGCTTTTGCCAATAAAATTCTTCAACAGAAAATTGATCATGCCGAATTTCCGGATATAATTCTCAATATACCACGTATGGTTGTTCTGCGAACTCAAGTCTTCGATTGGTTCATGGA
The nucleotide sequence above comes from Ignavibacteriales bacterium. Encoded proteins:
- a CDS encoding Glu/Leu/Phe/Val dehydrogenase — its product is MSSNKAFNPFEMAQAQFDNVAEILNLDDATRQLLRNPLREFHFSIPVKMDDGTTKVFRGFRVQHNDARGPAKGGIRFHPQETIDTVRALGMWMTWKCSVVNIPLGGGKGGVICDPHNLSMKEQEQICRGWVRQMAKNVGPLNDVPAPDVMTNAQHMLWMLDEFEVIHGAKFPGFITGKPVGMGGSLGRAEATGYGVVFTLREALKELGIRTQDTTAAVQGFGNVSQYAIELYQQLGGKVICVSSWDQNDKCSYTFKKASGVDLQELLKITDKFGGIDKTKAKGLGYEVLDGGAWIEQEVDILIPAAMENQINSDNVNKMSKKVKIIAEGANGPTTPDADKVIQERGIFVIPDFLANAGGVTCSYFEQVQSNMNYFWEKDEVLGKLDVKMTAAFHAVSDLAKKRKLYMRDAAYVISISRVAQACKDRGWV